Proteins co-encoded in one Desulfitobacterium hafniense DCB-2 genomic window:
- a CDS encoding nitrogenase component 1 encodes MKELKELKELKDLKELKHLKHLSSVKSGTGIKFLTPAVSPGSHCPMRIASVIVKDIQGLSSLLVGTQECATHSRLFNPHPEGRQGELHWLYTLSDQEVVFGCREGLRDALKKMDQAGARAILLIATCIPELIGEDMEGIIQEIQPELSARVTYVMLGQFKNVSHPPGSWKTMKALGLLMEKKATDLRRINVLGRAPEEDHIPEPSLLPELVRQGINLRYLAPGASLEDLQNAGDAALNLVLSPYTQPLAVQMQEELGIPYVSLHHRYAVKDIDQAYEDIAQRFGLSWGDAFAEERRRALALENQAQQRLDGLRFVCAPRVDLPIPLSVYLTGLGMEPLLLHLEEYYPEDKDHAGQLIARGQDPLVCRMVNEEAELPILQKLNPDLCIGYMSYTDIRIPCVANMMDYYGQVGYERTRSLLTRILGVAAKKENKESKENKENKEQGGMAYGTASV; translated from the coding sequence ATGAAGGAATTAAAAGAGTTAAAAGAGTTAAAAGACTTGAAAGAATTAAAGCATTTAAAGCATCTGTCCTCAGTCAAATCCGGCACGGGGATTAAATTCCTGACCCCTGCCGTTTCACCCGGGTCCCACTGTCCGATGCGGATCGCCTCCGTGATTGTCAAGGATATTCAAGGCCTTTCCTCTCTGCTGGTGGGAACTCAGGAGTGTGCCACTCATTCCCGGCTCTTTAACCCCCATCCGGAGGGCAGGCAGGGGGAATTGCACTGGCTGTATACTCTCAGTGATCAAGAGGTGGTGTTTGGCTGCCGGGAAGGATTGCGGGATGCCCTGAAAAAGATGGATCAGGCAGGGGCCAGAGCGATTCTGCTCATCGCCACCTGTATTCCGGAGTTAATCGGCGAGGATATGGAAGGAATCATTCAGGAAATTCAACCGGAACTGTCGGCACGGGTTACTTATGTGATGCTGGGTCAATTCAAGAATGTCAGCCATCCCCCCGGCTCCTGGAAAACCATGAAGGCTCTGGGGTTGCTGATGGAAAAGAAAGCCACGGATCTCAGGCGCATCAATGTGCTGGGCCGGGCACCGGAGGAGGACCATATTCCTGAGCCCTCACTGCTTCCTGAGCTGGTCAGGCAGGGCATTAATCTGCGTTATCTGGCACCGGGTGCCTCCCTGGAGGATCTGCAGAACGCAGGGGATGCAGCGCTTAATCTGGTGCTGTCTCCTTATACCCAGCCCCTTGCCGTGCAGATGCAGGAGGAATTGGGAATTCCCTATGTCAGTCTGCACCATCGTTATGCAGTAAAGGATATCGACCAGGCCTATGAGGACATCGCCCAACGCTTCGGCCTGTCCTGGGGGGATGCCTTTGCCGAAGAGCGCCGGCGGGCCCTGGCTCTGGAAAATCAGGCCCAACAAAGGCTCGACGGGCTGCGGTTTGTCTGCGCGCCCAGGGTCGACTTGCCTATTCCCCTGTCAGTTTACCTGACCGGCCTTGGTATGGAACCCCTGCTGCTCCATTTGGAGGAGTATTATCCTGAGGATAAAGATCATGCCGGGCAACTTATTGCCAGGGGGCAGGACCCTCTGGTCTGCCGGATGGTCAATGAGGAGGCGGAGCTGCCTATTCTGCAAAAGCTGAATCCGGATTTATGTATAGGCTATATGTCCTATACGGATATCAGGATTCCCTGTGTAGCCAATATGATGGATTATTACGGACAGGTGGGTTATGAGCGGACGCGGAGTTTATTGACAAGGATTTTAGGGGTAGCGGCGAAAAAGGAAAATAAGGAGTCAAAGGAAAATAAGGAGAATAAGGAGCAAGGAGGAATGGCTTATGGGACTGCATCGGTTTAA
- a CDS encoding helix-turn-helix domain-containing protein, which translates to MEMTTDEGENRAGKYEKGAPARFLAELRIQRAKDLLQTCSSVKQVAECVGFSDNLYFSKAFKKQTGVSPSEFRQHLKKE; encoded by the coding sequence ATGGAGATGACCACTGATGAAGGGGAGAACAGGGCAGGTAAATATGAAAAAGGAGCGCCGGCCAGATTTCTGGCCGAGCTGCGCATCCAACGGGCCAAAGATCTGCTGCAAACCTGTTCTTCGGTGAAACAGGTGGCCGAATGCGTGGGCTTTTCCGATAATCTCTATTTTAGTAAAGCCTTTAAAAAGCAAACCGGGGTTTCCCCCTCGGAATTTCGCCAGCATCTTAAAAAAGAATGA
- a CDS encoding nitrogenase component 1, giving the protein MGLHRFKPVPSGRMGTLWTLATIKGAALVEFGCMGHMLYSGVTLKRAGVHDGCKLYSTHIDEADIALGGTGRLNHTLDHVLKQDRPRVIFLLPSAIPEVIGTDLPALCEELQGDYPDVRLLPFGYGGFAVNQHRGIQEALLLLAKTLPVTIEKTERPTFNIIGSCADLFRFQADAGEILRLMEGAFGMKAVCVMTSHTSVEEIESMGSAHINLVLRREGEPAARHLQKRFGTPYLLGRPYGLEGTRLWLEQIAQLSGIPVDAAFLNQERQTARSQLAPVIPHFRHITRSHPEEAMLSLGGHADVVKGILEFGCKELSLPQGTCWCDCPEMGSEEIPYFGEDQWSQVIGEHKKGLLMASGEALEWAGRNGDMQIANPDTKWRLHPYDPPLVGFRGAVHLVNLWSNEDGDDH; this is encoded by the coding sequence ATGGGACTGCATCGGTTTAAACCGGTACCCTCGGGGCGGATGGGCACATTGTGGACCCTGGCCACGATCAAGGGTGCTGCTCTTGTGGAATTCGGCTGTATGGGGCATATGCTTTACAGCGGTGTCACCTTGAAACGGGCCGGGGTTCACGACGGCTGCAAACTTTACTCCACCCATATCGACGAGGCGGATATTGCTCTGGGAGGAACAGGCCGGCTCAACCATACCCTCGATCATGTCTTAAAGCAGGATCGGCCCCGGGTGATTTTTCTGCTGCCCTCCGCTATTCCCGAGGTCATCGGGACGGATCTTCCGGCCCTCTGCGAGGAACTGCAGGGGGATTACCCTGATGTCCGTTTACTGCCTTTCGGTTATGGCGGCTTTGCGGTCAATCAGCATCGGGGCATCCAGGAAGCTCTGCTTCTCCTGGCCAAAACCTTGCCGGTAACCATCGAAAAAACAGAGCGGCCTACCTTTAATATCATCGGCTCCTGTGCCGATTTGTTCCGCTTCCAGGCTGATGCCGGGGAGATCCTCCGCCTGATGGAGGGAGCCTTCGGTATGAAAGCGGTTTGCGTGATGACTTCCCATACCTCTGTGGAAGAGATCGAGAGCATGGGGAGCGCCCATATCAACCTGGTCCTGCGCCGGGAGGGGGAACCCGCCGCCAGGCATCTGCAAAAGCGCTTCGGCACACCTTATCTGCTCGGGCGTCCCTATGGCCTGGAGGGAACCCGCCTCTGGCTGGAACAGATCGCTCAACTGTCCGGAATCCCGGTGGATGCAGCCTTCCTCAACCAGGAGCGGCAAACTGCCCGCAGCCAGCTGGCACCGGTGATCCCCCATTTCCGGCACATCACACGCTCCCATCCGGAGGAAGCGATGCTCTCTCTGGGCGGGCATGCCGATGTGGTCAAAGGGATTCTGGAATTTGGCTGTAAGGAGCTTTCCCTTCCCCAAGGAACCTGCTGGTGTGATTGTCCCGAGATGGGAAGTGAAGAGATTCCTTATTTTGGGGAAGACCAATGGTCACAGGTGATCGGGGAGCATAAAAAAGGCCTGCTCATGGCCAGCGGTGAAGCTCTGGAATGGGCGGGGCGCAACGGTGACATGCAGATTGCCAATCCCGACACTAAATGGCGGCTGCACCCTTATGACCCGCCTTTGGTCGGATTTCGCGGCGCGGTTCATTTGGTCAACCTGTGGAGCAATGAGGATGGAGATGACCACTGA